The region CGATCATGCCCTGCATGGTGCTGCTCGTGATGCTGAGCGGCTTTGCCGCGCCGAAGTCCATGAGCTTGACCTGCTTTGCCGGCGTGATCATGATGTTTTCCGGCTTGATGTCGCGGTGCAGGATGCCGTGGATCACCTCGCCCGACGGCCCGGAAATCTCCGCGTGGTGCGCATAGTCGAGCGCGCGCGCGACCTGCAGGGCGATGTTGAGCACCTCGCGCTCGCTGATCTTCGGGTTCGCGCGCATGTAGTCGCGCAGGGTCTGGCCGGCAAGGTATTCCATTTCGATGTAGAAATGGCCTCCCACCTCGCCGGTGTCGAACACGCGCAGGATGTTGGGATGGTCGAGCCGCGCCGTGAGCTGCGCCTCCTGGCGGAAGCGGGCGAAAAAATCCTCCTCGTCGGCAAGCGACGGCTTGAGGACCTTTACCACCCTGTCAAGATCAAAGGGGATGTTGTGCGCCTTGTAAATGAAGGCCGTGCCGCCCTCGTTGATTTTTTCAATGACGCGGCAGTTGCCGATGGCGGCGCCGATGAACTGGTCCGGGGGCGGCGGCACGGGCTGGTCGTGCCCGGCCGGCGTGTTTATTTTTATTTTTTTTGTGTCCGGCATCAGGTCCCTCCGTCGACTAGGGTGGTGATCTCCTTCCGGATCGCCTCGATTTTCGCCTTTACCGCGGCGCGGCCCCGGTCAAGGGGCGCGCCCGGCTCCCCCCGGCACGAGGCGTAGAACTTGATTTTCGGCTCCGTGCCCGACGGCCGCGCCGTGATGATGCTGCCGTCGCCGCACACGAACTGCAGCACGTTTGACGAGGGGAGCGCGATGGCCTTCTTTTTTGTTTTGTCCTTCATGTCAAGCGAGGTGCCGTCGAGGTAGTCCTTTACCGTTGCAACTGCCAGGCCGCCGAGCTTCGCGGGCGGCGCCATGCGCAGCCGCTCCATGAGGCCGTTCATGACCGCGAGCCCCGACTCGCCCTTGAAATACCGTGACACCTGCGTCTCCTCGAAATAGCCGTATTTTTCGTACAACTGGTTGAGCCGGTCGAGCAGGGAGCGCCCTTGCGATACATGGTACAGCGCCATTTCCGCGGTCATCACCGCGGCCGACACCGCGTCCTTGTCGCGCACACTCGTGTTCACGAGATAGCCGTAGCTTTCTTCGGTGCCGAACAGGTACGACGGCCCGTTTGTCTGTGTCTCGAACTGGCGCATTTTCTCGGCGATGAACTTGAACCCGGTGAGGATGTCGTGGCACTCTATGCCGTGGTCTTCGGCGATGAGCCTGCCGAGCTCGGTGGTCACGATGGACTTGACAAACGCGCCGCGGACCGGCAGCGTGCCCAGCTCCTGCCGCGCGGAAAGGATGTAGTCGAGCAGCAGCACGCCGAGCTGGTTGCCGGTGAGCAGGAGATAGCCGCCGGCGGCCGGCACCGCGATGCCCAGACGGTCGGCGTCCGGGTCGGTGGCGAGCACCAGGTGGGCTTTTTCCTTTTTCGCAAGGTCGAGCGCCAGCTTCATGGCCGACGCCTCCTCGGGGTTGGGAACCGCCACGGTGGGGAAATCGCCGTCGGGCTCCTTCTGTTCCTTGACAAAGACCACTTTTATGCCCGCATCGGCCAGCGCCTTCTCCACCGGCATGGCGCCGGTGCCGTGGAGCGGCGTGTAGACCACTTTCAGCTGATTTCCCTGCGCCTTCACCAGCGCGGGCCGCAGCACGCAGGCCTTGACCATGGCGATGAACGCCTCGTCGACGTCCCGGTCGATCATCTTGAGAAGGCCCTTTTCAAGCGCTTCGTCTTTCGTCACGAGAAGGATTTCATCCCCCGCCACCGCCCTCACCAGCTTCACGATGCCGGTGTCGTGCGGGGCGATGATCTGCCCGCCATCGGTCCAGTACACCTTGTAGCCGTTGTATTCGGGCGGGTTGTGGCTCGCCGTGATCACGATGCCCGCGGTGGCCGAAAGTTTACGGACGGTAAACGACAGTTGGGGCGTCGAGCGCAGCGACGTGTACAGGTGCGTTGTTATGCCGTTGGCGCACAGCACGCGCGCCGCGTCAAGCGCGAACTCCGGGGAAAACCTGCGCGAATCGTAGGCGATTGCGACCGAGGCTTTTTCGGCAGGCACGGCCTTTTTGATGTAATTGGCGAGCCCCTGGGTCGTCTTCTGGATGATGAACGAGTTGAGCCTGTTGTACCCGCCGCCGATCACGCCGCGTATGCCGCCCGTTCCGAACTCAAGCTCGGTGTAAAACCGGTCCGAGAGCTCGGCATAGTCTTTTCTGGCAAGCAGGTCTTCAACCTGTTTTTTAAAAAACGGGTCTTTTTCGAACCTGATGTATTCCCGGGCCTTTGCAATGATTTCCGCTGTTTCCAACGCCCATGTTCCTTTCATGTTTTACATTTTGGTATATATAATTAATGTTGTGCGTTCGGCTTCTGGAAAACAAAAAATAATAAATGAGGTATCAGGGGAAAATAAAGTAACCGGGGACAAAACAGAGTATATTTTATTGAAGCGATGTTGACATCCCGTCAAGCTGTCCCCGGTTTTGCGGGCGAATAAATGGCTTCGTGGAAAAAGGAGCGGGAACGCGGCAATGGCCCTTCAAATCGTCTTCCTGGCTGCAAGCCTCCTTCTCATCCTCTTCTGCTGCATCATTTTCGTCAACGCGATCGAGCTTTTCGGCAAATCGCTCAATTTACACCAGGGGATCGTGGGAAGCATCCTTGCCGCCATAGGAACCGCGCTTCCCGAAACCGTCATCCCCATCATTGCCATTCTTTTCACCGGCGGAAAAGCCGCCAAAGACGTGGGCATCGGCGCCATCGCCGGGGCGCCGTTCATGCTCGGCACGCTCGCGTTTTTCGTCGCCGGCTCGGCGGTCCTGATCTATGCGCTTCTCGGCAAACGCACTCCGGAAATGACCGCGGACATTAAAAATCTTGAGCGCGACCTCACCTTTTTCCTGATCTATTACAGCATCGCCATCGGCACTACCTTTTTTCATGAGCACGCGGTTTTGAAGGCGATGGTGGGGCTTGCCCTGCTCGCGTCATACCCCCTTTATCTGCGGTGGACCATTAAAAGCAAGAACGATGAAATAGAGACAAAAGATAATCTTTACATTTCGGGAATTTTCCGCCTGCGCCCAACGCTGTTTTTAATCATTGTGCAGCTGGCCGTGAGCCTTGTCCTGCTCGTTGTTGGGGCGCATTATTTCGTGGTCTATGTCCAGGCGTTGTCTGTTTCCCTCGGCGTACCCGCGCTCATCCTGTCACTCATCATCACGCCCATTGCCACCGAGCTTCCGGAAAAACTCAATTCCATCATATGGGTGGGAAAAGGCAAAGACACGCTCGCGCTCGGCAACATCACGGGCGCCATGGTGTTCCAGAGCTGCTTCCCCATCGTGTTCGGAATGCTGTTCACCGAATGGCGCCTTCGGGGCGCGACGCTGGTGTCGGCCGGGTGCGCCCTTTTGTCGGCGCTCATCGTTCTTGCATGGGTAAAAACCGCCCGGTCGCTGAACCCCTATGTTCTGTGCCTTGGCGGCGTGTTCTACGGCGTTCTGATCACCTATATTGTTCTGGAAAAATAACATGACGGCTTTTCTCCTCACCCTCGACCACAATCTTTTCTGCATCATCAATTCCCATCATTCGGCGTTCTGGGACGGTTTCTTCCCGGCAATTTCCTGGCTCGGCAGCGGCTGGGTGGCGACCCCCATCCTTGTTGCGATTTCGCTGCTCAAGGTCCCGCGTAAAAAATTCCTGGCCTTTTTCATTTTCGCCGCCGCTGGTTTCATTTTGTCAAGCACGATCAACACCCAAATAAAAAACGCCGCGCAGCGGCCGCGGCCCATCGGGTATTTCGTGACCCACCGCGTAACGTGCCCCGGCTCACACAACGGACTCTACACCGTCCATGTGGTGGGAGAGCCGCTGGCCACCCGGTCGTTTCCGTCGGGCCACGCCAATACCGCGTTCTGCGCCGCGGCTGTGCTCGCTTTTTTCTTCGGCGGATGGTTCTGGCTCGCCTTTGTTCCCGCGTTCCTGGTGGCCTATGCGCGCGTGTATGCGGGCGTGCATTTCCCGCTCGACACGGCG is a window of Chitinivibrionales bacterium DNA encoding:
- a CDS encoding phospho-sugar mutase, which codes for METAEIIAKAREYIRFEKDPFFKKQVEDLLARKDYAELSDRFYTELEFGTGGIRGVIGGGYNRLNSFIIQKTTQGLANYIKKAVPAEKASVAIAYDSRRFSPEFALDAARVLCANGITTHLYTSLRSTPQLSFTVRKLSATAGIVITASHNPPEYNGYKVYWTDGGQIIAPHDTGIVKLVRAVAGDEILLVTKDEALEKGLLKMIDRDVDEAFIAMVKACVLRPALVKAQGNQLKVVYTPLHGTGAMPVEKALADAGIKVVFVKEQKEPDGDFPTVAVPNPEEASAMKLALDLAKKEKAHLVLATDPDADRLGIAVPAAGGYLLLTGNQLGVLLLDYILSARQELGTLPVRGAFVKSIVTTELGRLIAEDHGIECHDILTGFKFIAEKMRQFETQTNGPSYLFGTEESYGYLVNTSVRDKDAVSAAVMTAEMALYHVSQGRSLLDRLNQLYEKYGYFEETQVSRYFKGESGLAVMNGLMERLRMAPPAKLGGLAVATVKDYLDGTSLDMKDKTKKKAIALPSSNVLQFVCGDGSIITARPSGTEPKIKFYASCRGEPGAPLDRGRAAVKAKIEAIRKEITTLVDGGT
- a CDS encoding phosphatase PAP2 family protein, with protein sequence MTAFLLTLDHNLFCIINSHHSAFWDGFFPAISWLGSGWVATPILVAISLLKVPRKKFLAFFIFAAAGFILSSTINTQIKNAAQRPRPIGYFVTHRVTCPGSHNGLYTVHVVGEPLATRSFPSGHANTAFCAAAVLAFFFGGWFWLAFVPAFLVAYARVYAGVHFPLDTAFGGLLGITMITLAYFAYNKTGTAVQEKLEPLLTRLFFPNRKRPAGRFVAGREDHDPQ